One segment of Leptospirillum ferrooxidans C2-3 DNA contains the following:
- a CDS encoding response regulator transcription factor, which translates to MSKHQSEIILEIMRGRTNKEIALKLGLALQTVKDHLYTIFQELKVRNRAELIIHVMGNLSFLEDE; encoded by the coding sequence TTGTCAAAGCACCAGTCTGAAATTATCCTGGAAATCATGAGAGGGCGGACGAATAAGGAGATCGCATTAAAGCTTGGCTTGGCTCTCCAGACAGTCAAGGACCACCTCTACACGATTTTTCAAGAACTTAAAGTCCGAAACCGTGCCGAACTGATCATTCACGTGATGGGGAATCTCTCTTTTTTAGAGGATGAATGA
- a CDS encoding radical SAM protein, which yields MDNPSSALKFLFSDHQRRFRNNIHVYPVISRRSGGLSVGINMNPDKGCNFDCIYCQVDRTPEGMAHIQKIHQKVDPDRVIAELSHLIDLVETNQFFSVPPFDQTPMAQRILTDVSFSGDGEPTMVPEFPEVLEKVLAFFQKRTHEVTIRIITNGTGLFKASTRRKVLDLFKQKNTLESERIPWSIWFKIDAADAESFAFLDRSGLRFPSYWKQVEETLQETPVTIQTMVMDYISPTVSFHPEGDWSKHMQQAMGKLVAGGAKISRWDLYSVARMPPSPEVRPVSYERLLALSKFFNESIPLPIHIFP from the coding sequence TTGGACAACCCATCTTCGGCATTGAAATTTCTCTTTTCAGATCATCAAAGACGATTCAGGAACAATATTCATGTTTACCCGGTCATATCCAGACGTTCCGGAGGACTTTCGGTCGGCATTAACATGAACCCGGACAAGGGCTGCAACTTTGATTGCATCTATTGTCAGGTCGATAGGACTCCGGAAGGAATGGCCCATATTCAGAAGATCCATCAGAAAGTCGACCCGGACAGGGTCATCGCCGAACTTTCACACCTGATCGATCTTGTGGAAACCAACCAGTTTTTTTCCGTACCTCCATTTGACCAGACTCCAATGGCCCAGAGAATACTGACCGATGTCTCCTTTTCAGGGGACGGGGAGCCCACAATGGTTCCGGAATTCCCGGAAGTTTTGGAAAAGGTCCTTGCCTTTTTCCAAAAACGCACCCATGAAGTCACAATCCGGATCATTACGAATGGCACGGGGCTTTTTAAGGCATCGACCAGGAGAAAAGTGCTGGATCTTTTCAAGCAGAAAAATACTCTGGAATCTGAGAGAATCCCCTGGTCCATCTGGTTTAAAATCGATGCGGCGGATGCAGAGAGTTTTGCCTTTCTCGACCGGTCCGGTCTCCGTTTTCCATCCTACTGGAAACAGGTCGAGGAGACGCTTCAAGAAACCCCTGTCACAATCCAGACCATGGTCATGGACTATATTTCCCCAACAGTGAGTTTTCATCCTGAAGGAGACTGGAGCAAGCATATGCAGCAAGCCATGGGGAAGCTCGTTGCGGGTGGTGCCAAAATCAGTCGATGGGACCTCTATTCAGTGGCGAGAATGCCTCCCTCTCCTGAAGTCAGACCGGTCTCTTACGAGCGCCTTTTGGCCCTGTCGAAATTTTTTAATGAATCCATTCCGCTTCCCATCCATATTTTTCCATAA
- a CDS encoding thiamine biosynthesis protein yields MKGLLLLSGGLDSSLAGRLLLEQGIELVGLHLESPFGCENTAETMAAELGVPLLRRPKGDAFIDVLKNPEFGYGSVVNPCIDCRILMFTIAKKVMDETGTSFLVTGEVVGQRPMSQKRDTLYVIDQEAGMEGEILRPLSARLLPETRMEKEGIVDRKKLFGWAGRSRKPQLALAKKFGFKTIPSPAGGCLLTDEHFRERVTDFITLDDGRSRENASLLRHGRHYRFEDSTWVILGRNEKDNKALDEKISGLGVSFHPEGFNGPSVFFPAPLPPHMDEIVYGALWPHFPEHERGYTPIPAKTVWGESNHILSLEPPLEESPFLREDHWTTHLRH; encoded by the coding sequence TTGAAAGGACTTTTACTTCTTTCCGGAGGACTGGACTCTTCCCTCGCGGGCAGGCTCCTTCTGGAGCAGGGCATTGAACTGGTGGGTCTCCACCTTGAAAGTCCCTTCGGCTGCGAAAACACTGCTGAAACCATGGCGGCGGAATTGGGGGTTCCCCTGCTCCGCCGTCCAAAAGGGGATGCCTTTATTGATGTATTGAAAAATCCCGAGTTTGGTTATGGCTCAGTGGTCAACCCCTGTATCGACTGCAGGATACTCATGTTTACCATTGCCAAGAAGGTTATGGATGAAACCGGTACGAGCTTTCTGGTAACAGGAGAGGTTGTCGGCCAAAGACCCATGAGCCAAAAAAGGGATACATTATACGTAATCGATCAGGAAGCCGGAATGGAAGGAGAAATCCTGCGCCCATTGTCGGCAAGGCTCCTCCCTGAGACTCGCATGGAAAAGGAAGGGATAGTCGACCGAAAAAAGCTTTTTGGATGGGCAGGACGCTCCAGAAAACCCCAACTCGCCCTCGCCAAAAAATTCGGATTCAAGACCATTCCAAGCCCCGCCGGAGGATGTCTTTTGACCGATGAGCATTTTCGGGAAAGGGTCACTGATTTCATTACCCTTGATGACGGAAGATCAAGGGAAAATGCATCACTTCTCCGACACGGCCGCCACTATCGATTCGAAGACTCCACGTGGGTGATTCTTGGTCGAAATGAAAAAGACAACAAGGCGCTCGACGAAAAGATCTCGGGACTTGGCGTCTCCTTTCACCCGGAAGGCTTTAATGGCCCCAGTGTTTTTTTCCCGGCACCCCTTCCACCCCATATGGATGAAATCGTCTACGGAGCTCTTTGGCCCCATTTTCCAGAACATGAACGGGGATACACACCTATTCCCGCCAAAACCGTCTGGGGAGAAAGCAACCATATTCTCTCTCTCGAACCACCCCTTGAAGAAAGCCCCTTTCTGAGGGAGGACCATTGGACAACCCATCTTCGGCATTGA
- a CDS encoding antibiotic biosynthesis monooxygenase family protein — MLLFPSPLPNERIAMFVVANRILVAKGFEKDFEERFKNRKGLIDGSPGFIRNLILKPIDSEYYSVMTFWETMEDFKNWTRSDSFKKAHSNHPPREMFSGPNVLEIHEVISDSDKDVD; from the coding sequence ATGCTTCTTTTCCCCTCACCTCTCCCTAACGAAAGGATTGCCATGTTTGTTGTTGCCAATCGCATTCTTGTTGCCAAAGGATTTGAAAAAGACTTTGAAGAACGCTTCAAGAACAGGAAGGGACTGATCGACGGATCACCGGGCTTCATTCGCAACCTGATTTTAAAGCCCATCGATTCTGAGTACTACAGTGTCATGACCTTTTGGGAGACAATGGAGGACTTCAAGAACTGGACCCGCTCGGACTCCTTTAAAAAAGCCCATTCCAACCACCCTCCCAGAGAAATGTTTTCCGGACCGAATGTTCTTGAAATTCATGAAGTCATTTCCGATTCCGACAAGGATGTTGATTGA